In Cellulomonas wangsupingiae, the genomic window CCGCGCGCCCTTCATGGCGATGACGGTTCCGCCCTCACGAACGAGAGGAGCGGTCCAGCGGAACAGCTTGTCCAGTGACGCCACCGCACGCGCGGTGACCGCATCTGCCTCGAGGGCACCTTCGAGCTCCTGGGCACGAGCGCGTCGGACCTCGACGTTGGTCAGGCCCGTGCGATCGACGACGTCGTGCAACCACGTCACGCGGCGTTCCATCGGCTCCACCAGCACGATCTCGGCCTGCGGGAGCATCGCCGCGATGACGACACCGGGCAGGCCGGCACCCGAGCCCACGTCGACGATCAGGCCACGTGCGGGCAGGAACGGAACCACGGCGGCTGAGTTGAGGAGGTGCCGCTCCCACAAGCGCGGTAGCTCACGCGGTCCGATGAGCCCACGCAGCTCGCCCTCCTCGACGAGCAGCTGGTGAAACGCGTCCACAGCCGGCCACGCGTCCGCGAAGAACGCGGGGAGGCGCGGGTCCCCGTCCCACGGGTCCGCCACGACCTCGTCCTCGCGCGAGCCACCCTCGACGCCGGGACGATCGGCGCTGAGAGCCGCCACGCCCTCGTCATCGCTGGTCGCTGCGTCGTCGCGCGGCACGTCTGGCACCCGATGGCTCCTGTTCCACGTGAAACGAACGTCGACTGGCGCGCGTCCGCTCCTGTCGCACGTTCGTCGCGCGCTTACGCTACCCCGCCACACCCCCCGCCGGTGGAGCCCACTCCGGCCGGTGCACAACCTGTGGCGAGACGTGCCCCTTGACCCGCACTCGGCCCGC contains:
- the rsmG gene encoding 16S rRNA (guanine(527)-N(7))-methyltransferase RsmG translates to MDAFHQLLVEEGELRGLIGPRELPRLWERHLLNSAAVVPFLPARGLIVDVGSGAGLPGVVIAAMLPQAEIVLVEPMERRVTWLHDVVDRTGLTNVEVRRARAQELEGALEADAVTARAVASLDKLFRWTAPLVREGGTVIAMKGARAEEELAAASKAMRASGLTNGQVHEATTIAGTEPTRVVSAVRGRGPRVR